A window from Cellulomonas sp. C5510 encodes these proteins:
- a CDS encoding TrkA family potassium uptake protein, whose protein sequence is MRVVIAGAGSVGRSIALELLANGHEVTLIDRQPSAMRVAQVADADWLLADACELPTLTQARTDECDVVVAATGDDKANLVISLLAKTEYGVPRTVARVNNPKNEWMFDEAWGVDVAVSTPRIMTAMIEEAVSVGDLVRIFTFHQSGADILELTLPDDSPLAGRLVGQVDWPSDTVLACIVRDDRPFSPSTDDTLEGGDELLFVTGRDGSEQELAELLSTRAPGASSPTAPTP, encoded by the coding sequence ATGAGGGTCGTCATCGCCGGCGCCGGCTCCGTCGGCCGCTCGATCGCCCTGGAGCTGCTCGCCAACGGGCACGAGGTCACGCTGATCGACCGCCAGCCGTCCGCGATGCGGGTGGCCCAGGTGGCCGACGCGGACTGGCTGCTCGCCGACGCGTGCGAGCTCCCGACGCTGACGCAGGCCCGCACGGACGAGTGCGACGTCGTCGTGGCCGCCACCGGCGACGACAAGGCCAACCTCGTCATCTCGCTGCTCGCCAAGACGGAGTACGGCGTGCCGCGCACGGTCGCCCGGGTGAACAACCCGAAGAACGAGTGGATGTTCGACGAGGCGTGGGGCGTCGACGTCGCCGTGTCCACGCCGCGGATCATGACCGCGATGATCGAGGAGGCCGTGTCCGTCGGCGACCTCGTGCGGATCTTCACCTTCCACCAGTCCGGCGCCGACATCCTCGAGCTCACGCTCCCGGACGACTCGCCGCTGGCGGGCCGCCTGGTGGGTCAGGTCGACTGGCCGTCCGACACCGTGCTGGCCTGCATCGTCCGCGACGACCGGCCGTTCTCCCCGAGCACCGACGACACCCTCGAGGGCGGCGACGAGCTGCTGTTCGTCACGGGGCGGGACGGCTCGGAGCAGGAGCTGGCGGAGCTGCTGTCGACCCGCGCACCAGGAGCCAGCTCGCCCACAGCAC
- a CDS encoding TrkA family potassium uptake protein — protein MGCGRAGATLAQTLESHGHSVAVIDQNPDSFRRLDAEFAGSKVTGLGFDRDVLRQAGIDDAFGFAAVSDGDNSNILAARVVRETFGVENVVARIYDPHRAEIYQRLGIPTVATVRWTADQVLRRLLPMGATNQYTDASGRIVLSEVDVHEAWRGKPLRALEEATGARVAYLTRYGDGFLPDAQTVLQENDIVHLLMRADDTAAVERVVTAAPEVQA, from the coding sequence ATGGGCTGCGGGCGCGCCGGCGCCACCCTCGCGCAGACGCTGGAGAGCCACGGCCACTCCGTCGCCGTGATCGACCAGAACCCCGACTCGTTCCGTCGTCTCGACGCCGAGTTCGCCGGCTCCAAGGTCACCGGGCTCGGCTTCGACCGGGACGTGCTGCGGCAGGCCGGCATCGACGACGCGTTCGGGTTCGCCGCGGTGTCCGACGGCGACAACTCCAACATCCTCGCCGCGCGCGTCGTGCGCGAGACGTTCGGCGTCGAGAACGTGGTCGCCCGCATCTACGACCCGCACCGCGCGGAGATCTACCAGCGGCTCGGCATCCCCACGGTCGCGACCGTCCGGTGGACCGCCGACCAGGTGCTGCGCCGGCTGCTCCCGATGGGCGCGACCAACCAGTACACCGACGCCTCGGGCCGCATCGTGCTGTCGGAGGTCGACGTCCACGAGGCCTGGCGCGGCAAGCCGCTGCGGGCCCTCGAGGAGGCCACCGGCGCCCGCGTGGCGTACCTGACCCGCTACGGCGACGGCTTCCTGCCCGACGCCCAGACCGTCCTCCAGGAGAACGACATCGTGCACCTGCTGATGCGCGCCGACGACACGGCCGCCGTCGAGCGCGTCGTCACCGCCGCCCCGGAGGTCCAGGCATGA
- a CDS encoding APC family permease: MPDLADAAKRLLLGRPVRSENLGHTLLPKRIALPIFASDALSSVAYAPDEVLLTLALAGVSATVISPWVGLAVVVVMATVIASYRQNVHAYPSGGGDYEVATVNLGPRAGVSVASALLVDYVLTVAVSVSSGTQYAASALPALRGHETLVAVGVVVLLTLANLRGVKESGRAFAIPVYLFMVAVGSTAVFGFVQYLSGDLQQAASHDLTIVPVQGFDEGLSGAAGAFLVLRAFASGSAALTGVEAISNGVPSFRKPKSKNAATTLLLLGSLSVFLIMSILTLARITGVHYVEDPATQLLRDGRPVGEDYVQDPVIGQLAQTIFHSFPPAFYLVAVVTGLILVLAANTAFNGFPVLGSILAKDGFLPRQLHTRGDRLAFSNGIVALALGAIALIVAFDAQVTRLIQLYIVGVFVSFTLSQLGMIKHWTRELRTEPDPARRRQMTRSRVINATGFGMTATVLMIVLVTKFTHGAWIAILAMIVVFVGMQGIRRHYDAVRQELALGEDPTSARALPSRVHAIVLVSHLHRPTMRALSYARASRPHTIEAVTVGVDPEDAQALRAQWEAMELPVPLRILDSPFREITRPIITYVRSIRRDSPRDLVVVYIPEYVVGHWWEQLLHNQSALRLKGRLLFTPGVVVASVPWQLASTEGQTGMEEHVRRTISRGL, translated from the coding sequence GTGCCGGATCTCGCGGATGCCGCCAAACGCTTGCTGCTGGGCCGACCGGTCCGCAGCGAGAACCTGGGGCACACCCTGCTGCCCAAGCGGATCGCCCTGCCGATCTTCGCCTCGGACGCGCTCTCGTCCGTGGCCTACGCCCCCGACGAGGTGCTGCTGACGCTGGCGCTCGCCGGGGTCAGCGCGACCGTCATCTCGCCGTGGGTCGGCCTCGCGGTGGTGGTCGTCATGGCGACCGTCATCGCCTCGTACCGGCAGAACGTGCACGCGTACCCGTCCGGGGGCGGCGACTACGAGGTCGCGACCGTGAACCTCGGCCCGAGGGCCGGCGTCTCGGTGGCCAGCGCGCTCCTGGTCGACTACGTGCTGACCGTGGCGGTGTCCGTGTCGTCGGGCACGCAGTACGCCGCGTCCGCCCTGCCCGCCCTCCGCGGCCACGAGACGCTCGTGGCGGTCGGCGTCGTGGTGCTCCTGACGCTGGCGAACCTGCGCGGCGTGAAGGAGTCCGGCCGCGCGTTCGCGATCCCGGTGTACCTGTTCATGGTCGCGGTCGGGTCCACCGCGGTCTTCGGCTTTGTCCAGTACCTGTCGGGCGACCTCCAGCAGGCGGCCTCGCACGACCTCACGATCGTGCCCGTCCAGGGCTTCGACGAGGGGCTGTCCGGCGCCGCGGGGGCGTTCCTGGTGCTGCGGGCGTTCGCGTCCGGGTCCGCGGCCCTCACCGGCGTGGAGGCGATCAGCAACGGCGTGCCGTCGTTCCGCAAGCCGAAGTCGAAGAACGCCGCGACCACCCTGCTGCTGCTCGGCAGCCTGTCCGTGTTCCTCATCATGTCGATCCTCACGCTCGCCCGGATCACGGGCGTGCACTACGTGGAGGACCCGGCGACACAGCTGCTGCGCGACGGCCGCCCGGTCGGCGAGGACTACGTGCAGGACCCGGTGATCGGGCAGCTCGCGCAGACGATCTTCCACTCGTTCCCGCCGGCGTTCTACCTGGTGGCCGTGGTCACCGGGCTGATCCTCGTGCTCGCCGCCAACACCGCGTTCAACGGCTTCCCGGTGCTGGGCTCGATCCTCGCGAAGGACGGGTTCCTGCCGCGGCAGCTGCACACCCGCGGCGACCGGCTCGCGTTCTCGAACGGCATCGTCGCGCTGGCGCTCGGGGCGATCGCGCTGATCGTGGCGTTCGACGCGCAGGTCACCCGGCTGATCCAGCTCTACATCGTGGGCGTCTTCGTGTCGTTCACGCTGTCCCAGCTCGGCATGATCAAGCACTGGACGCGTGAGCTGCGCACGGAGCCCGACCCGGCGCGGCGCCGGCAGATGACGCGGTCGCGGGTGATCAACGCGACCGGCTTCGGGATGACCGCGACCGTCCTGATGATCGTGCTGGTCACGAAGTTCACGCACGGCGCCTGGATCGCGATCCTCGCGATGATCGTCGTGTTCGTCGGCATGCAGGGCATCCGGCGGCACTACGACGCGGTGCGCCAGGAGCTGGCGCTGGGCGAGGACCCCACGTCGGCGCGCGCGCTGCCGAGCCGGGTGCACGCGATCGTGCTGGTCTCGCACCTGCACCGTCCCACGATGCGCGCGCTCTCCTACGCCCGGGCGTCGCGCCCGCACACGATCGAGGCCGTGACGGTGGGGGTCGATCCCGAGGACGCGCAGGCCCTGCGGGCCCAGTGGGAGGCGATGGAGCTGCCGGTCCCGCTGCGCATCCTGGACTCGCCGTTCCGCGAGATCACCCGCCCGATCATCACGTACGTCCGCTCGATCCGGCGGGACAGCCCGCGGGACCTCGTGGTCGTGTACATCCCCGAGTACGTCGTGGGCCACTGGTGGGAGCAGCTGCTGCACAACCAGAGCGCCCTGCGGCTCAAGGGCCGGCTGCTGTTCACCCCGGGCGTCGTCGTGGCGTCCGTGCCGTGGCAGCTCGCGTCGACGGAAGGTCAGACCGGTATGGAGGAGCACGTGCGCAGGACGATCTCCCGTGGCCTCTGA
- a CDS encoding class I SAM-dependent RNA methyltransferase, with the protein MASEGDAPGDLVELEVGPVAHGGHCVARLRAAGEDGPGRVVFVRHALPGERVRARLTETGAKARFWRADAVEVLEASADRVASAWPEAGPGGVGGGELAHVAPAAQRAWKAAVLGEQLQRLARVERDVPVRELPGDAERGGLGWRTRVGFLADREGRAGMRRFRSHDVVPVTTMPLMSDALADLDLLGRRWRPGARIEAVAPAGGDQPVVLVDGEPFDLRRGKADPRPNARTAVRERVTVGDRAWTYRVAAAGFWQVHREAPAALTGAVLDAVGDVSGARVLDLYSGAGLFTLPLTDAVGDAGTVVAVEGDARAVKDARRNLHDRPQVALHGGDVAAVLASGGAGPRADVVVLDPPRVGAGGDVVHAVAGLAPRRVVYVACDPAALARDVAYLAEEGYALEGVTGYDLFPMTHHVEAVAVLTR; encoded by the coding sequence GTGGCCTCTGAGGGCGACGCGCCGGGCGACCTCGTCGAGCTGGAGGTCGGGCCGGTCGCGCACGGCGGTCACTGCGTCGCGCGGCTGCGGGCCGCGGGTGAGGACGGCCCGGGCCGGGTGGTCTTCGTCCGGCACGCGCTGCCCGGCGAGCGGGTGCGCGCCCGCCTGACGGAGACCGGCGCGAAGGCCCGGTTCTGGCGGGCCGACGCCGTGGAGGTGCTCGAGGCGTCCGCGGACCGCGTCGCGTCCGCGTGGCCGGAGGCCGGACCGGGCGGCGTTGGCGGCGGCGAGCTCGCGCACGTGGCGCCCGCGGCGCAGCGAGCGTGGAAGGCCGCGGTGCTCGGTGAGCAGCTGCAGCGGCTGGCGCGCGTGGAGCGGGACGTCCCCGTCCGGGAGCTCCCCGGCGACGCGGAGCGGGGCGGGCTCGGCTGGCGCACGCGCGTCGGGTTCCTGGCCGACCGGGAGGGGCGCGCGGGCATGCGGCGGTTCCGGTCCCACGACGTGGTGCCGGTGACGACGATGCCGTTGATGAGCGACGCGCTGGCCGACCTCGACCTGCTCGGGCGCCGCTGGCGTCCGGGGGCGCGGATCGAGGCCGTGGCCCCGGCGGGCGGCGACCAGCCGGTCGTGCTCGTCGACGGCGAGCCGTTCGACCTGCGGCGCGGCAAGGCCGATCCGCGGCCGAACGCCCGCACCGCCGTGCGGGAGCGCGTGACCGTCGGTGACCGGGCGTGGACGTACCGGGTGGCGGCGGCCGGGTTCTGGCAGGTGCACCGCGAGGCGCCGGCGGCGCTCACCGGCGCTGTGCTGGACGCGGTCGGCGACGTCTCCGGCGCACGGGTGCTGGACCTGTACTCCGGGGCGGGCCTGTTCACGCTCCCGCTGACGGACGCCGTGGGCGACGCGGGCACCGTCGTGGCCGTCGAGGGCGATGCCCGCGCCGTGAAGGACGCCCGCCGCAACCTGCACGACCGGCCGCAGGTCGCGCTGCACGGCGGTGACGTCGCCGCCGTGCTGGCCTCGGGCGGGGCGGGTCCGCGCGCCGACGTGGTGGTGCTCGACCCGCCGCGGGTCGGTGCCGGAGGGGACGTCGTGCACGCCGTCGCGGGACTCGCGCCGCGGCGCGTCGTGTACGTGGCGTGCGACCCGGCGGCGCTGGCGCGCGACGTGGCCTACCTGGCCGAGGAGGGCTACGCCCTGGAGGGCGTCACGGGGTACGACCTGTTCCCGATGACGCACCACGTGGAGGCTGTCGCGGTCCTGACCCGCTGA
- a CDS encoding translation initiation factor 2: MTTAHDGGVRESAAEAAHRVAEASRRATEELHKQGTPDYDPRQHQKAVERERRAAEEASSGD; encoded by the coding sequence ATGACCACAGCCCACGACGGCGGCGTCCGCGAGTCGGCCGCCGAGGCGGCCCACCGCGTCGCGGAGGCGAGCCGGCGGGCCACCGAGGAGCTGCACAAGCAGGGCACCCCGGACTACGACCCGCGTCAGCACCAGAAGGCCGTCGAGCGCGAGCGGCGCGCGGCGGAGGAGGCCTCGTCCGGCGACTGA
- a CDS encoding aconitate hydratase → MSSVDSFGSKSRLSVGDDTYEIFRLDAVPGTEKLPYSLKVLAENLLRTEDGANITADHVRALAAWDPSAEPDTEIQFTPARVIMQDFTGVPCVVDLATMREAMADLGGDPTRINPLAPAELVIDHSVQIDVFGREDAFRRNVEIEYQRNHERYQFLRWGQTAFDDFKVVPPGTGIVHQVNIEYLARGVMTREVDGVVRAYPDTCVGTDSHTTMVNGLGVLGWGVGGIEAEAAMLGQPVSMLIPRVVGFRLTGSIPSGVTATDVVLTITQQLRQHGVVGKFVEFYGEGVAQVPLANRATIGNMSPEFGSTCAIFPVDDVTLDYLRLTGRSEQQLALVEAYAKEQGLWHDPSREPAYSEYLELDLGTVVPSIAGPKRPQDRIELSAAKESFATSILDYVSADEAAPFTGADRTFTGLDESVDETFPASDPIAAGEHADASDAPAHVAAGDAARRPHRRVPVTLADGTTTELDHGAVVIASITSCTNTSNPSVMLAAALLARKAVERGLDSKPWVKTSMAPGSQVVTNYYEKAGLWPYLEKLGFHLVGYGCATCIGNSGPLPEEVSAAVNEHDLSVVSVLSGNRNFEGRINPDVKMNYLASPPLVIAYALAGTMDFDFDHEPLGTDESGAPVFLADIWPTPEEVQATIDASIDRSMFEADYADVFAGDDRWRALDTPEGDTFAWDAESTYVRKPPYFEGMAAEPAPVVDVSGARVLAKLGDSVTTDHISPAGSIKADSPAGRYLAEHGVERRDFNSYGSRRGNHEVMIRGTFANIRLRNQLVPGVEGGFTVNHLTGEQTSIYDAAQAYAEAGVPLVILGGKEYGSGSSRDWAAKGTALLGVKAVITESFERIHRSNLIGMGVLPLQFPAGESADSLGLDGTETFDIAGIAALDDGPAPRTVRVTATKADGAVVAFDAVVRIDTPGEADYYRNGGILQYVLRSLASA, encoded by the coding sequence GTGAGCAGCGTCGACAGCTTCGGGTCGAAGTCCCGGCTGAGCGTCGGTGACGACACCTACGAGATCTTCCGGCTGGACGCCGTCCCCGGGACCGAGAAGCTGCCGTACAGCCTCAAGGTGCTGGCGGAGAACCTGCTGCGCACGGAGGACGGCGCGAACATCACCGCCGACCACGTGCGGGCGCTGGCGGCCTGGGACCCGTCCGCCGAGCCGGACACGGAGATCCAGTTCACGCCCGCCCGCGTGATCATGCAGGACTTCACCGGCGTGCCCTGCGTGGTCGACCTCGCCACGATGCGCGAGGCGATGGCCGACCTCGGCGGTGACCCGACCCGCATCAACCCGCTCGCCCCCGCCGAGCTCGTCATCGACCACTCGGTCCAGATCGACGTGTTCGGGCGCGAGGACGCGTTCCGGCGCAACGTCGAGATCGAGTACCAGCGCAACCACGAGCGCTACCAGTTCCTGCGGTGGGGCCAGACCGCGTTCGACGACTTCAAGGTCGTCCCGCCGGGCACGGGCATCGTGCACCAGGTCAACATCGAGTACCTGGCGCGGGGCGTCATGACGCGCGAGGTGGACGGCGTCGTCCGCGCGTACCCGGACACCTGCGTGGGCACCGACTCGCACACCACGATGGTCAACGGCCTCGGCGTGCTCGGCTGGGGCGTCGGCGGCATCGAGGCCGAGGCCGCCATGCTGGGGCAGCCGGTGTCGATGCTCATCCCGCGTGTCGTCGGCTTCAGGCTCACCGGGTCCATCCCGTCCGGCGTCACCGCCACCGACGTCGTGCTCACCATCACCCAGCAGCTGCGCCAGCACGGCGTGGTCGGCAAGTTCGTCGAGTTCTACGGCGAGGGCGTCGCCCAGGTGCCGCTCGCGAACCGCGCGACGATCGGCAACATGTCGCCCGAGTTCGGCTCGACCTGCGCGATCTTCCCGGTCGACGACGTGACGCTCGACTACCTGCGCCTCACCGGCCGCTCCGAGCAGCAGCTCGCGCTCGTCGAGGCGTACGCCAAGGAGCAGGGCCTCTGGCACGACCCGTCGCGGGAGCCGGCGTACTCCGAGTACCTGGAGCTCGACCTCGGCACCGTCGTGCCGTCCATCGCCGGGCCGAAGCGCCCGCAGGACCGCATCGAGCTGTCCGCGGCGAAGGAGTCGTTCGCCACGTCGATCCTCGACTACGTGTCCGCGGACGAGGCGGCGCCGTTCACCGGGGCGGACCGGACGTTCACGGGGCTCGACGAGTCCGTCGACGAGACGTTCCCGGCCTCCGACCCGATCGCGGCGGGGGAGCACGCGGACGCCTCCGACGCGCCCGCCCACGTCGCCGCGGGCGACGCGGCCCGGCGCCCGCACCGCCGCGTGCCGGTGACGCTCGCGGACGGGACCACCACGGAGCTCGACCACGGCGCCGTCGTGATCGCCTCGATCACGTCCTGCACCAACACCTCCAACCCGTCGGTCATGCTCGCCGCGGCGCTGCTGGCCCGCAAGGCCGTGGAGCGCGGACTGGACTCCAAGCCGTGGGTGAAGACGTCCATGGCGCCGGGTTCCCAGGTCGTCACGAACTACTACGAGAAGGCCGGTCTGTGGCCGTACCTCGAGAAGCTCGGGTTCCACCTGGTCGGCTACGGGTGCGCGACCTGCATCGGCAACTCCGGCCCGCTGCCCGAGGAGGTCTCGGCGGCCGTCAACGAGCACGACCTGTCGGTCGTCTCGGTGCTGTCCGGCAACCGCAACTTCGAGGGCCGCATCAACCCCGACGTGAAGATGAACTACCTCGCGTCCCCGCCGCTGGTCATCGCGTACGCGCTGGCCGGGACGATGGACTTCGACTTCGACCACGAGCCGCTCGGCACGGACGAGAGCGGCGCGCCGGTGTTCCTCGCGGACATCTGGCCCACGCCGGAGGAGGTCCAGGCGACGATCGACGCGAGCATCGACCGCTCGATGTTCGAGGCCGACTACGCCGACGTGTTCGCCGGAGACGACCGGTGGCGCGCGCTCGACACGCCGGAGGGCGACACGTTCGCCTGGGACGCGGAGTCGACCTACGTGCGCAAGCCCCCGTACTTCGAGGGCATGGCCGCCGAGCCGGCGCCCGTCGTGGACGTGTCCGGCGCGCGGGTGCTCGCCAAGCTCGGCGACTCGGTTACCACGGACCACATCAGCCCCGCGGGCTCGATCAAGGCCGACAGCCCCGCCGGGCGGTACCTCGCGGAGCACGGCGTCGAGCGCCGCGACTTCAACTCCTACGGCTCCCGCCGCGGCAACCACGAGGTGATGATCCGCGGCACGTTCGCGAACATCCGGCTCCGCAACCAGCTCGTCCCGGGCGTCGAGGGCGGCTTCACGGTGAACCACCTGACGGGCGAGCAGACGTCGATCTACGACGCCGCGCAGGCGTACGCCGAGGCCGGCGTGCCGCTCGTGATCCTGGGCGGCAAGGAGTACGGCTCGGGCTCGTCGCGCGACTGGGCGGCCAAGGGCACGGCGCTGCTCGGGGTGAAGGCGGTCATCACCGAGTCGTTCGAGCGGATCCACCGGTCGAACCTCATCGGCATGGGCGTGCTGCCGCTGCAGTTCCCGGCGGGGGAGTCGGCGGACTCGCTCGGCCTGGACGGCACCGAGACGTTCGACATCGCCGGCATCGCCGCGCTCGACGACGGGCCGGCCCCGCGCACGGTCCGCGTCACCGCGACCAAGGCCGACGGCGCGGTCGTCGCGTTCGACGCCGTGGTCCGCATCGACACCCCCGGCGAGGCCGACTACTACCGCAACGGCGGCATCCTGCAGTACGTGCTGCGGAGCCTCGCGAGCGCCTGA
- a CDS encoding DUF1801 domain-containing protein: MADAPRTVPTDADVPAFLAAVTPERRRRDARRLLELVARVTGEPPVLWGPSIIGFGSARYTYASGRSGDWPPVAFSPRKAALTLYLTDGVEAHADRLAALGPHRTGRGCVYLTDLDRVDLGVLEQVVRDAWDARGSNPRDA; the protein is encoded by the coding sequence ATGGCCGACGCACCGAGGACCGTCCCCACCGACGCGGACGTGCCCGCCTTCCTCGCCGCGGTGACGCCGGAGCGCCGTCGCCGCGACGCGCGGCGGCTGCTCGAGCTCGTCGCGCGCGTCACCGGCGAGCCGCCCGTGCTCTGGGGCCCGTCGATCATCGGCTTCGGGTCGGCGCGCTACACCTACGCCTCCGGACGCAGCGGTGACTGGCCCCCCGTGGCGTTCTCGCCGCGCAAGGCCGCGCTGACCCTGTACCTGACCGACGGCGTCGAGGCCCACGCCGACCGGCTCGCCGCGCTCGGGCCGCACCGCACCGGGCGGGGGTGCGTGTACCTGACAGACCTCGACCGCGTGGACCTCGGCGTGCTGGAGCAGGTCGTCCGGGACGCGTGGGACGCCCGCGGGAGCAACCCGCGCGACGCCTGA
- a CDS encoding aminoglycoside phosphotransferase family protein — translation MPARPAAELALTADLVRALLAEQHPDLATRPVRLVAHGWDNATFRLGDDLAVRLPRREAAAHLVEHEQRWLGELALRCPVPVPAAVRAGRPGAGFPWAWSVVPWFPGVHAADEPVAARTAWAPALAEALAALHTPAPPDAPVNPVRGGALAGRSGALRGRLEHLEAHVPGVTPRAEALWEDALAAPRWAGVPLWLHGDPHPANLVVRDGRLAALLDFGDLTAGDPACDLATAWLTFDDAGRAAFRERSDVLADAAGPPDPGRWRRAAGWALVMASAMVAHGDDDPPIAATGAHAVRALLG, via the coding sequence GTGCCCGCCAGACCCGCCGCCGAGCTCGCGCTCACCGCCGACCTCGTCCGCGCGCTGCTCGCCGAGCAGCACCCGGACCTGGCGACGCGGCCGGTCCGGCTGGTCGCGCACGGCTGGGACAACGCGACGTTCCGGCTGGGCGACGACCTCGCGGTCCGCCTGCCGCGCCGCGAGGCCGCAGCGCACCTCGTCGAGCACGAGCAGCGGTGGCTCGGCGAGCTCGCGCTGCGCTGCCCGGTCCCCGTGCCCGCCGCGGTGCGCGCGGGTCGGCCGGGCGCGGGGTTCCCCTGGGCATGGAGCGTCGTCCCGTGGTTCCCCGGCGTCCACGCGGCGGACGAGCCCGTGGCCGCCCGCACCGCCTGGGCGCCGGCGCTGGCGGAGGCCCTCGCCGCGCTGCACACCCCCGCACCGCCCGACGCGCCCGTCAACCCGGTGCGCGGCGGGGCGCTCGCGGGCCGGTCGGGCGCCCTGCGGGGCCGGCTCGAGCACCTCGAGGCGCACGTCCCCGGTGTGACGCCACGTGCCGAGGCGCTGTGGGAGGACGCGCTCGCCGCCCCCCGCTGGGCCGGTGTCCCGCTGTGGCTGCACGGCGACCCGCACCCGGCGAACCTCGTCGTGCGCGACGGCCGGCTCGCGGCGCTCCTGGACTTCGGGGACCTGACCGCCGGGGACCCCGCGTGCGACCTCGCGACCGCGTGGCTGACCTTCGACGACGCGGGCCGCGCGGCGTTCCGGGAGCGCTCGGACGTCCTCGCGGACGCCGCCGGACCGCCCGACCCGGGCCGCTGGCGCCGCGCGGCCGGGTGGGCCCTGGTGATGGCCTCCGCGATGGTCGCGCACGGCGACGACGACCCGCCGATCGCCGCGACCGGCGCGCACGCGGTCCGGGCGCTGCTCGGCTGA
- a CDS encoding MATE family efflux transporter → MAKVLTAGRPWRVILVFAVPLLVGNVVQQLYQFADAVVVGRHLGVDALAAVGATGSLLFLLLGFVWGMTSGFAIPTAQAFGARDDAAVRRSVATGALLTGAGSVALTVAAPLLAGPALALLRTPDVLMAQATTFAQVSFLGTGALMFFNYLSAVIRAIGDSRTPLVFLTVACVLNVALVVLFVGGLGLGVGGAALATVVSQAVSVVLCLEFVRRRVPVLHLRRADWRVTRTDLTDHLRLGLPMGFQASIIAIGTLAVQVRLNELGADAVAAYTTAARVDGLAIALLQSLGLAVSMFVAQNLGGGRPDRIRQGVVQATGLAVAGSVALGVVLVTSGAWLVRLFVGDGEDRVVHLATQFLHINAALYAVLGVLFVLRGALQGLGRTGVPTLTGVIELVMRVGAAVVLGAAFGFVGVVWGNPLAWVGAVVLLVPAYLRAHRHLATLPIAPLSQVETTPEPVPVEGPSDGSMVVDAVVPQPRVGESAHPAPLTPAPLATEPAEVSPLECRPPGR, encoded by the coding sequence ATGGCCAAGGTCCTGACCGCCGGCCGCCCCTGGCGCGTCATCCTCGTGTTCGCCGTCCCGCTGCTCGTGGGCAACGTCGTCCAGCAGCTCTACCAGTTCGCCGACGCCGTCGTCGTCGGCCGCCACCTCGGCGTCGACGCCCTCGCCGCGGTCGGCGCGACCGGCAGCCTGCTGTTCCTGCTCCTCGGGTTCGTCTGGGGCATGACGTCCGGCTTCGCCATCCCCACCGCGCAGGCGTTCGGTGCGCGGGACGACGCCGCCGTGCGCCGCTCCGTGGCCACCGGCGCCCTGCTGACCGGCGCCGGCAGCGTCGCGCTGACCGTGGCCGCGCCCCTGCTCGCCGGGCCCGCGCTGGCGCTGCTGCGCACGCCGGACGTGCTGATGGCGCAGGCCACGACGTTCGCGCAGGTCAGCTTCCTGGGTACCGGCGCGCTGATGTTCTTCAACTACCTGTCCGCGGTCATCCGTGCGATCGGCGACTCCCGGACGCCGCTGGTCTTCCTCACCGTGGCGTGCGTGCTCAACGTGGCGCTCGTCGTGCTCTTCGTCGGCGGCCTCGGGCTCGGCGTCGGCGGTGCGGCGCTCGCCACCGTCGTGTCGCAGGCGGTGTCGGTCGTGCTGTGCCTGGAATTCGTGCGCCGCCGCGTGCCCGTGCTGCACCTGCGCCGGGCGGACTGGCGCGTGACGCGCACCGACCTGACCGACCACCTGCGACTCGGCCTGCCGATGGGGTTCCAGGCGTCGATCATCGCGATCGGCACGCTGGCGGTGCAGGTCCGCCTCAACGAGCTCGGGGCGGACGCCGTCGCCGCGTACACGACGGCGGCGCGCGTCGACGGGCTCGCGATCGCCCTGCTCCAGTCCCTCGGCCTCGCGGTGTCGATGTTCGTCGCGCAGAACCTCGGGGGCGGACGGCCGGACCGCATCCGGCAGGGCGTCGTGCAGGCCACCGGCCTCGCGGTCGCGGGCTCGGTGGCGCTCGGCGTCGTGCTGGTCACGTCCGGGGCATGGCTGGTCCGGCTGTTCGTCGGCGACGGGGAGGACCGGGTGGTCCACCTGGCGACCCAGTTCCTCCACATCAACGCCGCGCTCTACGCGGTGCTCGGCGTGCTGTTCGTGCTGCGCGGGGCTCTCCAGGGGCTGGGTCGCACGGGCGTGCCGACGCTCACCGGGGTGATCGAGCTCGTGATGCGGGTCGGCGCCGCCGTGGTGCTCGGCGCGGCGTTCGGGTTCGTCGGCGTGGTGTGGGGCAACCCGCTGGCCTGGGTCGGCGCGGTCGTCCTGCTGGTGCCCGCCTACCTGCGGGCGCACCGGCACCTGGCGACCCTGCCGATCGCCCCGCTCTCCCAGGTCGAGACGACCCCCGAGCCCGTGCCGGTCGAGGGACCCTCCGACGGCTCGATGGTCGTGGACGCGGTCGTGCCGCAGCCCCGCGTCGGCGAGAGCGCCCACCCGGCGCCGCTCACCCCCGCCCCGCTCGCCACCGAGCCGGCCGAGGTCTCCCCCCTGGAGTGCCGCCCTCCCGGTCGCTGA